A genomic window from Filimonas effusa includes:
- a CDS encoding biotin--[acetyl-CoA-carboxylase] ligase has translation MNNCSFASSKIVNLLPGKPFNYIIGEPFTEFASVDSTNNYAMAFVQNGGGRHGMTWFAHEQTAGKGQRGKAWHMRRSENIMLSTLLNTSWMPLSAQFSLSVAVSLGIYDFFAAHAGEETKIKWPNDLYWRDRKAVGLLIENVIKGNIWQWAVAGMGININQVVFDSLQNAVSLKQITGKTYPVIEMAKTLCACLDKRYKQLCEPRQDLVLLEEYNAVLFRRKERTRLKKGSQVFECVIDHVDKLGHLHVQHPVFESFVHGEVQWVL, from the coding sequence ATGAATAATTGTAGTTTCGCCTCGTCAAAAATAGTCAATCTTTTGCCTGGAAAGCCATTCAACTACATAATTGGGGAACCTTTTACAGAATTCGCCAGTGTCGATAGCACCAACAACTATGCCATGGCCTTTGTTCAAAATGGAGGCGGAAGACACGGAATGACCTGGTTTGCGCACGAGCAAACGGCGGGAAAAGGGCAGCGTGGTAAAGCGTGGCATATGCGGCGGAGTGAAAACATTATGCTTTCAACCCTGCTAAACACAAGCTGGATGCCGCTTTCAGCCCAATTTTCACTTAGTGTGGCGGTATCGCTGGGCATCTATGATTTCTTTGCTGCTCATGCCGGTGAGGAAACGAAAATAAAATGGCCGAACGACCTGTATTGGCGTGACAGAAAGGCAGTTGGACTGCTTATAGAGAACGTTATAAAAGGCAATATTTGGCAGTGGGCTGTGGCAGGGATGGGCATTAACATTAACCAGGTGGTTTTTGATAGCCTGCAGAACGCGGTTTCGCTGAAACAGATCACGGGAAAGACCTACCCGGTAATAGAGATGGCCAAAACACTTTGTGCCTGTTTAGACAAGCGTTACAAACAGCTTTGTGAGCCGCGGCAAGACCTGGTTTTGCTGGAGGAGTACAATGCTGTGCTCTTCCGGAGAAAGGAAAGAACGCGGTTGAAGAAAGGAAGCCAGGTGTTTGAATGTGTCATAGATCATGTTGACAAGCTGGGGCATTTGCATGTACAGCATCCTGTGTTTGAATCGTTCGTACATGGAGAGGTGCAGTGGGTACTGTGA
- the rsfS gene encoding ribosome silencing factor → MAPLSVLATRPKSNVSNLTRNSKLFKTIIKAIQAKKAENIVSLDLRKIPESVADFFIICEATSTTQVKAISDSVETTVKDEIGEAPYKHEGYQALQWVIIDYVNIVIHVMLPDTRKFYRLEEMWSDANVMEHAD, encoded by the coding sequence TTGGCACCATTATCCGTTTTAGCTACACGCCCCAAAAGCAATGTATCTAACCTTACCAGGAACTCTAAACTTTTCAAGACCATCATAAAGGCCATACAAGCCAAAAAGGCGGAAAATATCGTTTCGCTGGATCTGAGAAAAATACCTGAATCGGTAGCGGATTTCTTTATTATTTGTGAAGCTACCAGCACTACACAAGTAAAAGCCATCAGTGATTCTGTTGAAACCACCGTTAAAGACGAGATCGGTGAAGCCCCCTATAAACACGAGGGCTATCAGGCATTACAATGGGTCATCATCGATTACGTGAACATCGTCATTCATGTGATGCTGCCCGATACCCGCAAGTTTTACAGACTCGAAGAAATGTGGAGCGACGCAAATGTGATGGAACACGCGGATTAA
- the ftsH gene encoding ATP-dependent zinc metalloprotease FtsH, giving the protein MDKGDDKGQKRGPKFSIYWIYAIIAIALVGYNLMHLGPTSTAPIDEQEFKLKMLAKGDVSKIDLVMTDQVVRVYIKNDSLSKPYYADKVKRGKLENTKGPLFEFRVEDLKAFRERITNYVKTQGLPDLNIDVKKDPDWYGPFFNTLLMILLFAGIWILMMRKMGGPGGGGGPGGIFNIGKSKATLFEKGTRVNITFSDVAGLDEAKQEVMEIVDFLKNPKKYTALGGKIPKGALLVGPPGTGKTLLAKAMAGEAQVPFFSMSGSDFVELFVGVGASRVRDLFKQAREKAPCVIFIDEIDAIGRARGRNAIMSNDERENTLNQLLVEMDGFGTDSGIIILAATNRPDVLDTALLRPGRFDRQISIDRPDVKGREAIFKVHLKPIKISQKLDIFKLAEQTPGFAGADIANVCNEAALIAARKGKDAVEMSDFQDAIDRVIGGLEKKNKIILPEEKEVIAYHEAGHAICGWYLEHAYPLLKVTIVPRGTAALGYAQYTPKEQYLYNTDQLMDQICMTLGGRAAESIFFGKISTGASNDLQQITKMAYSMVTVYGMNDKVGNVSYYDPSQENMFTKPYSEETGKLIDDEVRKLIDQAYVRTIALLEAKKTQVEILAKQLLTKEVLFQSDVESLIGKRPFEDKKPLDIDPENPHHHAEPGSISEGVPPYDGGLNKLPVEEKPED; this is encoded by the coding sequence ATGGACAAGGGGGATGACAAAGGGCAGAAACGTGGACCGAAATTCAGCATCTACTGGATATATGCAATTATAGCCATCGCACTTGTAGGCTATAATCTCATGCACCTCGGCCCAACAAGTACCGCCCCTATAGACGAGCAGGAGTTCAAGCTGAAAATGCTGGCGAAAGGGGATGTTAGTAAAATTGACCTGGTGATGACCGACCAGGTGGTAAGAGTTTACATTAAAAACGACAGTTTATCAAAACCTTACTACGCCGATAAAGTAAAACGCGGCAAACTCGAAAACACAAAAGGACCACTCTTCGAATTCCGTGTCGAAGACCTCAAAGCCTTCAGGGAAAGGATTACTAACTACGTTAAAACCCAGGGTCTGCCGGATCTTAATATCGACGTAAAGAAAGACCCCGATTGGTACGGCCCTTTCTTCAATACCCTTCTCATGATCCTGCTGTTCGCAGGTATCTGGATCCTCATGATGCGTAAAATGGGCGGCCCCGGCGGCGGCGGCGGACCAGGAGGCATCTTTAATATCGGTAAATCAAAAGCTACCTTGTTCGAAAAAGGTACGCGCGTAAATATCACTTTCTCCGACGTGGCAGGCCTCGACGAAGCCAAACAGGAGGTAATGGAAATCGTTGACTTCCTTAAAAATCCGAAGAAATATACCGCTCTCGGAGGTAAAATTCCTAAAGGCGCACTGCTCGTAGGCCCTCCTGGTACAGGTAAAACCTTACTCGCGAAAGCGATGGCAGGCGAAGCCCAGGTGCCTTTCTTCAGCATGAGCGGCTCCGATTTCGTTGAACTGTTCGTAGGTGTGGGCGCCAGCCGCGTTCGCGACCTCTTTAAACAGGCAAGGGAAAAAGCACCCTGCGTTATCTTCATCGATGAGATCGACGCCATCGGCCGTGCACGCGGACGTAACGCCATCATGAGCAACGACGAACGTGAAAACACGCTGAACCAGCTGCTCGTTGAAATGGATGGCTTCGGTACCGATAGCGGTATCATCATCCTCGCAGCTACCAACCGCCCCGATGTGCTCGATACCGCATTGTTACGCCCCGGCCGCTTCGACAGGCAGATCAGCATCGATCGCCCCGATGTAAAAGGACGTGAAGCAATATTCAAAGTGCATCTTAAACCTATCAAGATCTCCCAGAAGCTCGATATCTTCAAACTGGCAGAACAAACGCCTGGCTTCGCCGGCGCCGATATCGCCAACGTTTGTAACGAAGCCGCACTCATCGCCGCCCGTAAAGGCAAAGACGCTGTAGAAATGAGCGACTTCCAGGATGCGATCGACAGGGTGATCGGTGGCCTTGAAAAGAAAAACAAGATCATCCTCCCCGAAGAAAAAGAAGTGATCGCCTACCACGAAGCAGGTCACGCCATCTGCGGATGGTACCTCGAGCACGCCTACCCGCTGCTGAAAGTAACCATCGTTCCAAGGGGTACCGCTGCACTCGGATACGCACAATACACACCAAAAGAACAATACCTGTACAATACCGATCAGCTGATGGACCAGATTTGTATGACATTGGGTGGCCGTGCCGCAGAATCCATCTTCTTCGGCAAGATCTCTACAGGCGCTTCCAACGACCTGCAGCAGATCACCAAAATGGCTTACTCCATGGTAACCGTGTACGGTATGAACGATAAAGTAGGTAACGTAAGCTATTACGATCCTTCACAGGAAAATATGTTTACCAAACCTTACAGCGAAGAAACAGGCAAACTCATCGACGATGAAGTGCGCAAGCTCATCGATCAGGCATATGTTCGCACCATCGCACTCCTGGAAGCAAAGAAAACACAGGTAGAAATACTTGCGAAACAATTACTCACCAAAGAAGTATTGTTCCAGAGCGATGTGGAATCACTCATCGGCAAACGTCCTTTCGAAGACAAGAAGCCGCTGGATATAGATCCTGAAAATCCACACCACCATGCAGAACCCGGCAGCATCAGCGAAGGCGTTCCTCCCTATGATGGCGGATTGAACAAACTTCCTGTAGAAGAAAAACCAGAAGATTAA
- a CDS encoding LutC/YkgG family protein — MKISPSKETILKKIRQALTHPVPVPFPGSEGTDSVFQPSEQELELSFAENFTTLQGRFSFCESMEEMVQQLQLLIANRGWKHLYSNETELKNSLTEHGIKQPLDATSLRNCDASITGCEALIARTGSILLSSGQQSGRTTSVYAPVHICIAYTSQLVYDIKDALQLVKEKYDQLPSFLTLATGPSRTADIEKTLVVGVHGPKEVFCFLVEQPANNNS, encoded by the coding sequence ATGAAAATATCTCCTTCAAAAGAGACTATTTTAAAGAAAATAAGACAGGCACTGACTCACCCGGTGCCTGTTCCTTTTCCGGGTAGTGAAGGAACCGATAGCGTATTCCAACCCTCAGAACAGGAGCTGGAACTCTCCTTTGCCGAAAACTTTACGACGCTGCAAGGCCGCTTTTCGTTCTGCGAAAGCATGGAAGAAATGGTGCAGCAACTGCAGCTGCTCATCGCCAACAGGGGCTGGAAACACCTCTATTCCAACGAAACGGAATTGAAGAACAGTTTAACGGAACACGGCATCAAACAACCCCTCGATGCCACAAGCCTGCGCAACTGCGACGCCTCCATCACCGGCTGTGAAGCCCTCATAGCACGCACCGGAAGCATCCTGCTCAGCAGCGGACAACAAAGCGGCAGAACCACCAGCGTATATGCCCCCGTGCATATTTGTATCGCCTATACCAGTCAGCTGGTATACGACATCAAAGATGCCCTGCAGCTCGTAAAGGAAAAATACGATCAGCTGCCTTCGTTCCTCACACTGGCAACAGGCCCCAGCCGTACCGCCGACATCGAAAAAACACTCGTCGTAGGCGTCCACGGCCCCAAAGAGGTCTTCTGCTTCCTGGTAGAACAACCGGCAAACAACAATAGCTGA
- a CDS encoding UDP-2,3-diacylglucosamine diphosphatase, translated as MKLAPNKKIYFLSDFHLGVPDYERSLEREKRLVAFLESIRHDAQEIFIVGDMFDFWYEYKTVIPKGYVRILGKLAEITDSGIPVHFFLGNHDMWMSGYLQKELNIPVYADPRVFEWNGKTFYIGHGDGLGPGDHGYKFLKKVFRNRFCQWLFGILHPDWGIGLANYFSRKSRAKTGTSDEHFLGEDNEWLIIYSREVLKTHHYDFFIFGHRHYPLNFPLNNNSRYVNLGDWITNFTYAYFDGTNVHLTTATTHP; from the coding sequence ATGAAACTGGCTCCGAATAAAAAGATTTATTTCCTTTCCGATTTTCACCTGGGCGTTCCCGATTACGAACGCAGCCTGGAAAGAGAAAAAAGACTGGTGGCCTTCCTGGAATCCATCCGCCACGATGCCCAGGAGATCTTTATTGTAGGAGACATGTTCGACTTCTGGTACGAATATAAAACCGTGATTCCGAAAGGGTATGTACGCATCCTCGGCAAACTGGCCGAGATCACCGACAGCGGCATCCCTGTTCACTTCTTCCTCGGCAACCACGATATGTGGATGAGCGGTTATCTTCAGAAAGAACTCAACATCCCCGTCTATGCCGATCCAAGGGTGTTCGAATGGAATGGCAAAACATTTTACATCGGCCACGGCGATGGCCTCGGCCCCGGCGACCATGGCTATAAATTCCTGAAAAAAGTATTCCGCAACCGCTTTTGCCAATGGCTCTTCGGAATACTTCACCCCGATTGGGGTATTGGCCTCGCCAACTACTTCAGCCGTAAAAGCAGGGCCAAAACAGGCACCTCCGATGAACACTTCCTTGGCGAAGACAACGAATGGCTCATCATCTATTCCCGCGAAGTGCTTAAAACCCATCACTACGACTTCTTTATTTTCGGCCACAGGCATTATCCGCTCAACTTCCCGCTGAACAATAACAGTCGTTACGTAAATTTAGGAGACTGGATCACTAACTTTACCTATGCTTATTTCGATGGCACAAACGTACACCTTACAACTGCCACCACTCATCCGTAA
- a CDS encoding mechanosensitive ion channel family protein, giving the protein MQSILQKVVFDNTIQTYLSVGITILIALMVKRFVSKYLAYLLFRIFSKAGRTFHKQSFMELIISPLEWFLALFMIVIALDKLTLPALFDFKIYRVTTHTILDAVANAILIIVFIRLCIRLVMFFALILEEKASASQEASNNQLIVFFKDFLKVILILIGGMLVLHFSFSYNVSNLLTGLSLVGAAIALATKESLENLIASFIIFFDKPFTMGDTVKVNGFTGAVERIGLRSTRIRTDQKTYITVPNKQMVDTILDNISLRSQRKVELRLEIGLSATVNDLRMVVTAIQKRLDQESAVLSKAVFISDTGKNAHVITVDYFTAMTQSNDEFNALRQEINLSIISLLVEMNVGLAAANTDVVIHQANAQAS; this is encoded by the coding sequence ATGCAGTCCATATTGCAAAAAGTCGTTTTCGATAATACCATTCAAACCTATCTGTCAGTAGGCATCACCATCCTCATTGCCTTAATGGTGAAAAGGTTTGTCTCTAAATACCTGGCCTACCTGCTTTTCAGGATCTTCTCAAAAGCAGGCAGAACCTTTCATAAACAATCATTCATGGAGCTTATCATAAGCCCGCTCGAATGGTTTCTCGCACTGTTCATGATCGTTATCGCGCTGGATAAACTAACCCTGCCCGCGTTATTCGACTTTAAGATCTACCGCGTAACAACGCACACCATCCTCGATGCCGTTGCCAACGCCATCCTTATTATTGTCTTTATCCGCCTTTGCATAAGACTGGTAATGTTCTTTGCACTCATCCTCGAAGAAAAAGCTTCCGCCAGCCAGGAAGCTTCCAATAACCAACTGATCGTTTTCTTTAAAGACTTCCTGAAAGTAATCCTCATCCTTATCGGAGGAATGCTGGTATTACATTTCTCTTTTAGCTATAATGTCAGCAACCTGCTTACCGGCCTCAGCCTGGTAGGCGCCGCTATAGCTCTGGCAACAAAAGAAAGCCTCGAAAACCTGATCGCATCCTTTATCATCTTCTTCGATAAGCCCTTCACCATGGGCGATACGGTAAAAGTAAATGGCTTCACCGGCGCAGTAGAAAGGATAGGACTGCGCAGCACCCGCATCCGTACCGATCAAAAGACCTACATCACCGTGCCCAACAAACAAATGGTGGACACCATCCTCGACAATATAAGCCTGCGCAGCCAGCGAAAAGTAGAACTGCGTCTTGAAATAGGACTATCCGCAACGGTAAATGATTTGAGAATGGTAGTAACGGCCATTCAGAAAAGACTGGACCAGGAATCCGCCGTATTAAGTAAAGCTGTATTCATCAGCGACACAGGTAAGAACGCGCATGTTATAACCGTCGACTACTTCACCGCCATGACACAGTCCAACGACGAGTTCAACGCCTTGCGCCAGGAAATAAACCTGTCGATAATATCCCTGCTGGTAGAAATGAATGTAGGCCTTGCCGCAGCCAATACCGATGTCGTCATTCACCAGGCCAACGCCCAGGCTTCCTGA